In Castanea sativa cultivar Marrone di Chiusa Pesio chromosome 6, ASM4071231v1, a single window of DNA contains:
- the LOC142638655 gene encoding indole-3-acetic acid-amido synthetase GH3.10 isoform X2, whose amino-acid sequence MEPAVPVSYYSKSNGNHEHDDIIDWFENACENAGHVQTQTLRQILQLNYGVEYLKKWFGEQRDNLNIQNMDACALESLFTSTVPLASHADLDPYIQRIADGDKAPLLTQQPITTLSLSSGTTDGRQKYVPFTGHSAQTTLQIFRVYPIREGGRILELIYSSKQFKTKGGLATGTATTHYFASQEFKIKQEKTKSFTCSPEEVISSGDYKQSNYCHLLLGLFFSNQVEFITSTFAYSIVQAFSTFEEQWQELCNDIREGTLSPRINIPEMREAVLEIISPNPSLASKIEGCCQELQNLDWCGLISRLWPNAKYVYSIMTGSMQHYLKKLRHYAGELPLVSADYGSTESWIGVNVDPHLPPENVTFAVVPTFSYYEFIPLYRQKEDYHSAIDDFIEDKPVPLSHVKLGQQYEIVLTTFTGLYRYRLGDVVEVAGFHKGTPKLNFVCRRKLILTVNIDKNTEKDLQLVVERGSQLLSKAGVELVDFTSHADIANQPGHYIIYWEIKGEVEEQVLSECCREMDASFVDHGYVVSRKTNSIGPLELCIVETGTFTKILDYFIGNGAAMSQFKTPRCTSNQVILRILNVCTIKRVYSIAYG is encoded by the exons ATGGAACCAGCTGTGCCAGTGAGTTATTATAGCAAAAGCAATGGCAACCACGAGCATGATGACATTATCGACTGGTTCGAGAACGCGTGTGAGAACGCCGGACATGTTCAGACTCAGACACTTCGCCAAATTCTTCAGCTGAACTATGGTGTGGAATATCTCAAAAAATGGTTTGGGGAGCAGAGAGACAACTTAAACATCCAAAACATGGATGCATGTGCATTGGAATCACTCTTCACTTCCACAGTGCCCCTTGCCTCCCATGCAGATTTAGATCCTTATATTCAGAGAATTGCAGATGGGGACAAAGCTCCTTTACTCACTCAACAACCCATAACAACTCTCTCCTTAAg TTCTGGAACAACAGATGGGAGACAGAAATACGTACCCTTTACAGGGCATAGCGCCCAGACCACCCTTCAGATTTTTAG GGTTTATCCAATAAGAGAAGGAGGGAGAATTCTTGAGCTCATTTACAGTAGTAAACAGTTCAAAACAAAGGGAGGGTTAGCAACAGGAACAGCCACAACCCACTACTTTGCAAGCCAAGAGTTTAAGATCAAACAGGAAAAAACTAAGTCTTTCACTTGCAGCCCAGAAGAAGTAATTTCCAGTGGAGATTACAAACAATCTAACTACTGTCATCTCCTTCTAGGTCTCTTCTTTTCTAACCAAGTAGAGTTTATAACTTCCACTTTTGCCTATAGCATAGTGCAGGCATTTAGCACATTTGAAGAGCAGTGGCAAGAGTTATGCAATGATATCAGAGAAGGAACTCTTAGTCCAAGAATCAATATACCGGAAATGCGAGAAGCTGTCTTGGAAATCATCTCCCCCAACCCAAGTTTGGCATCCAAAATCGAAGGGTGTTGCcaagaattacaaaatttgGATTGGTGTGGTCTAATTTCTAGGCTTTGGCCAAATGCTAAGTACGTGTATTCTATAATGACAGGTTCAATGCAACATTACTTGAAAAAACTAAGGCATTATGCAGGAGAGTTGCCACTAGTGAGCGCTGACTATGGTTCAACTGAGAGCTGGATTGGGGTGAATGTGGATCCCCATCTACCCCCAGAGAACGTGACCTTCGCAGTAGTACCCACTTTCTCTTACTATGAGTTCATTCCACTCTATAGGCAGAAGGAAGATTACCATTCAGCTATTGATGACTTCATAGAAGATAAACCTGTCCCACTCTCCCATGTCAAGCTTGGACAACAGTACGAGATTGTCCTTACCACTTTTACTG GGTTGTACAGGTACAGGTTAGGGGATGTGGTGGAAGTGGCAGGTTTTCACAAAGGAACCCCTAAATTGAACTTTGTATGCAGGAGAAAGCTAATTTTGACGGTAAACATTGACAAAAATACTGAGAAGGACCTTCAATTAGTAGTGGAAAGAGGGTCTCAGCTGCTGAGTAAGGCTGGAGTGGAGCTGGTTGATTTCACTAGTCATGCTGATATAGCTAACCAACCAGGTCACTATATAATTTACTGGGAGATTAAAGGAGAAGTGGAAGAGCAAGTTCTTAGCGAGTGTTGCCGGGAAATGGATGCATCATTTGTTGATCATGGGTATGTTGTTTCTAGGAAAACTAATTCAATTGGGCCACTAGAGCTTTGCATTGTGGAAACAGGGACATTCACGAAGATTTTAGATTACTTCATAGGCAATGGGGCAGCAATGAGCCAATTTAAGACCCCTAGGTGCACTAGCAACCAGGTCATCCTGAGAATTCTTAATGTTTGTACCATTAAAAGGGTTTACAGCATAGCTTATGGTTGA
- the LOC142641595 gene encoding cytokinin dehydrogenase 3-like, whose translation MAKHITIPKNFMTIFIVTFFMSNALAITLLPPNDIADRFHNDSETIKIASSDFGHIVQEIPAAVFYPNSIDDIASLVKYAYNNSVPINVAARGQAHSTWGQSLARDGVVVNMTSLENRLNGSGIIVSSDSSLGSYADVGGEQLWIDVLNTTLQYGLSPVSWVDYLYLTVGGTLSNAGISGQSFRFGPQISNVYELDVITGKGEFSTCSPKENSELYYAVLGGLGQFGIITRARVALEPAPKRVKWLRLFYSDFSAFTRDQESLISKNERRDNKALNYLEGMLLLNQGPQDLSFYPVSAYARINSLVTKYGIIYCLEAAKYYYYDRESRVEKELLDLLKGNLGFQPDFMFEKDVTYMEFLNRVRSSELFLRSKGQWEVPHPWLNLFVPESRILDFNSGVLKNIILKQKIPAGIVLIYPMNRNKWDDKMSVVIPDEDVFYVVSMLHSSGFNKWEAYDNQNKEILQFCDDAGIKVKPYLGHYETQEDWINHFGSKWESFRARKALFDPKMILSPGQRIFNNN comes from the exons ATGGCTAAACACATCACAATTCCAAAAAATTTCATGACGATATTCATTGTAACTTTTTTTATGTCCAACGCATTGGCAATAACCTTGCTCCCACCCAATGATATTGCTGATAGATTTCATAATGATTCTGAGACCATCAAAATAGCCTCTAGTGATTTTGGCCATATAGTTCAAGAAATCCCAGCTGCTGTTTTTTATCCAAACTCCATAGATGATATTGCAAGCTTAGTAAAATATGCCTACAATAATTCTGTTCCCATTAACGTAGCAGCTAGAGGTCAAGCTCATTCCACATGGGGACAATCTTTGGCTCGTGATGGTGTTGTGGTCAACATGACCTCTTTGGAAAACCGTTTAAATGGGTCTGGAATAATTGTCTCGAGCGACTCTTCTTTGGGGTCCTATGCTGATGTCGGAGGCGAGCAACTTTGGATTGATGTGTTGAATACAACACTACAGTATGGCCTTTCACCAGTCTCTTGGGTTGACTACTTGTACCTTACTGTTGGAGGGACACTGTCCAATGCAGGGATCAGTGGCCAATCTTTTCGTTTTGGTCCTCAGATCAGTAATGTTTATGAACTTGATGTTATCACCG GGAAAGGTGAATTTTCGACTTGCTCGCCAAAGGAAAACTCCGAGCTATATTATGCGGTGCTTGGAGGCTTAGGTCAATTTGGGATTATAACCAGAGCAAGGGTTGCCCTAGAGCCAGCTCCAAAAAGG GTTAAGTGGTTACGACTGTTTTACAGCGACTTCTCTGCGTTTACTAGAGATCAAGAAAGTTTGAtatcaaaaaatgaaaggagGGACAACAAAGCGCTTAATTATTTAGAAGGTATGCTTCTACTAAACCAAGGTCCTCAAGATCTTTCCTTTTACCCAGTATCTGCCTACGCAAGAATAAATTCGCTAGTAACCAAATATGGCATCATCTACTGCCTAGAAGCAgccaaatattattattatgacaGAGAAAGTAGGGTGGAAAAG GAGCTACTAGACTTGCTCAAAGGGAACCTAGGCTTTCAACCTGATTTTATGTTCGAGAAAGATGTAACATACATGGAATTCTTGAATAGAGTCAGAAGTTCGGAGCTATTTCTTAGATCAAAAGgacaatgggaagttcctcatcCATGGTTGAATCTCTTTGTACCTGAATCTCGTATCTTGGATTTCAATTCGGGTGTTTTGAAGAACATCATTCTTAAGCAAAAAATTCCCGCAGGAATTGTCCTAATTTACCCCATGAACCGAAACAA GTGGGATGATAAGATGTCTGTGGTTATACCGGATGAAGATGTTTTCTACGTTGTAAGTATGCTGCATTCAAGTGGATTCAATAAATGGGAGGCATATGATAACCAAAACAAAGAGATATTACAATTCTGTGATGATGCCGGTATTAAAGTTAAGCCGTATCTTGGACATTATGAAACACAGGAAGATTGGATAAATCATTTTGGCTCGAAATGGGAATCTTTTAGAGCACGAAAAGCTCTGTTCGACCCTAAAATGATACTATCTCCAGGACAGAGAATATTCAATAACAATTAG
- the LOC142638655 gene encoding indole-3-acetic acid-amido synthetase GH3.10 isoform X3, which yields MEPAVPVSYYSKSNGNHEHDDIIDWFENACENAGHVQTQTLRQILQLNYGVEYLKKWFGEQRDNLNIQNMDACALESLFTSTVPLASHADLDPYIQRIADGDKAPLLTQQPITTLSLSSGTTDGRQKYVPFTGHSAQTTLQIFRLAAAYRSRVYPIREGGRILELIYSSKQFKTKGGLATGTATTHYFASQEFKIKQEKTKSFTCSPEEVISSGDYKQSNYCHLLLGSMQHYLKKLRHYAGELPLVSADYGSTESWIGVNVDPHLPPENVTFAVVPTFSYYEFIPLYRQKEDYHSAIDDFIEDKPVPLSHVKLGQQYEIVLTTFTGLYRYRLGDVVEVAGFHKGTPKLNFVCRRKLILTVNIDKNTEKDLQLVVERGSQLLSKAGVELVDFTSHADIANQPGHYIIYWEIKGEVEEQVLSECCREMDASFVDHGYVVSRKTNSIGPLELCIVETGTFTKILDYFIGNGAAMSQFKTPRCTSNQVILRILNVCTIKRVYSIAYG from the exons ATGGAACCAGCTGTGCCAGTGAGTTATTATAGCAAAAGCAATGGCAACCACGAGCATGATGACATTATCGACTGGTTCGAGAACGCGTGTGAGAACGCCGGACATGTTCAGACTCAGACACTTCGCCAAATTCTTCAGCTGAACTATGGTGTGGAATATCTCAAAAAATGGTTTGGGGAGCAGAGAGACAACTTAAACATCCAAAACATGGATGCATGTGCATTGGAATCACTCTTCACTTCCACAGTGCCCCTTGCCTCCCATGCAGATTTAGATCCTTATATTCAGAGAATTGCAGATGGGGACAAAGCTCCTTTACTCACTCAACAACCCATAACAACTCTCTCCTTAAg TTCTGGAACAACAGATGGGAGACAGAAATACGTACCCTTTACAGGGCATAGCGCCCAGACCACCCTTCAGATTTTTAGGTTGGCAGCTGCTTATAGATCAAG GGTTTATCCAATAAGAGAAGGAGGGAGAATTCTTGAGCTCATTTACAGTAGTAAACAGTTCAAAACAAAGGGAGGGTTAGCAACAGGAACAGCCACAACCCACTACTTTGCAAGCCAAGAGTTTAAGATCAAACAGGAAAAAACTAAGTCTTTCACTTGCAGCCCAGAAGAAGTAATTTCCAGTGGAGATTACAAACAATCTAACTACTGTCATCTCCTTCTAG GTTCAATGCAACATTACTTGAAAAAACTAAGGCATTATGCAGGAGAGTTGCCACTAGTGAGCGCTGACTATGGTTCAACTGAGAGCTGGATTGGGGTGAATGTGGATCCCCATCTACCCCCAGAGAACGTGACCTTCGCAGTAGTACCCACTTTCTCTTACTATGAGTTCATTCCACTCTATAGGCAGAAGGAAGATTACCATTCAGCTATTGATGACTTCATAGAAGATAAACCTGTCCCACTCTCCCATGTCAAGCTTGGACAACAGTACGAGATTGTCCTTACCACTTTTACTG GGTTGTACAGGTACAGGTTAGGGGATGTGGTGGAAGTGGCAGGTTTTCACAAAGGAACCCCTAAATTGAACTTTGTATGCAGGAGAAAGCTAATTTTGACGGTAAACATTGACAAAAATACTGAGAAGGACCTTCAATTAGTAGTGGAAAGAGGGTCTCAGCTGCTGAGTAAGGCTGGAGTGGAGCTGGTTGATTTCACTAGTCATGCTGATATAGCTAACCAACCAGGTCACTATATAATTTACTGGGAGATTAAAGGAGAAGTGGAAGAGCAAGTTCTTAGCGAGTGTTGCCGGGAAATGGATGCATCATTTGTTGATCATGGGTATGTTGTTTCTAGGAAAACTAATTCAATTGGGCCACTAGAGCTTTGCATTGTGGAAACAGGGACATTCACGAAGATTTTAGATTACTTCATAGGCAATGGGGCAGCAATGAGCCAATTTAAGACCCCTAGGTGCACTAGCAACCAGGTCATCCTGAGAATTCTTAATGTTTGTACCATTAAAAGGGTTTACAGCATAGCTTATGGTTGA
- the LOC142638655 gene encoding indole-3-acetic acid-amido synthetase GH3.10 isoform X1, whose product MEPAVPVSYYSKSNGNHEHDDIIDWFENACENAGHVQTQTLRQILQLNYGVEYLKKWFGEQRDNLNIQNMDACALESLFTSTVPLASHADLDPYIQRIADGDKAPLLTQQPITTLSLSSGTTDGRQKYVPFTGHSAQTTLQIFRLAAAYRSRVYPIREGGRILELIYSSKQFKTKGGLATGTATTHYFASQEFKIKQEKTKSFTCSPEEVISSGDYKQSNYCHLLLGLFFSNQVEFITSTFAYSIVQAFSTFEEQWQELCNDIREGTLSPRINIPEMREAVLEIISPNPSLASKIEGCCQELQNLDWCGLISRLWPNAKYVYSIMTGSMQHYLKKLRHYAGELPLVSADYGSTESWIGVNVDPHLPPENVTFAVVPTFSYYEFIPLYRQKEDYHSAIDDFIEDKPVPLSHVKLGQQYEIVLTTFTGLYRYRLGDVVEVAGFHKGTPKLNFVCRRKLILTVNIDKNTEKDLQLVVERGSQLLSKAGVELVDFTSHADIANQPGHYIIYWEIKGEVEEQVLSECCREMDASFVDHGYVVSRKTNSIGPLELCIVETGTFTKILDYFIGNGAAMSQFKTPRCTSNQVILRILNVCTIKRVYSIAYG is encoded by the exons ATGGAACCAGCTGTGCCAGTGAGTTATTATAGCAAAAGCAATGGCAACCACGAGCATGATGACATTATCGACTGGTTCGAGAACGCGTGTGAGAACGCCGGACATGTTCAGACTCAGACACTTCGCCAAATTCTTCAGCTGAACTATGGTGTGGAATATCTCAAAAAATGGTTTGGGGAGCAGAGAGACAACTTAAACATCCAAAACATGGATGCATGTGCATTGGAATCACTCTTCACTTCCACAGTGCCCCTTGCCTCCCATGCAGATTTAGATCCTTATATTCAGAGAATTGCAGATGGGGACAAAGCTCCTTTACTCACTCAACAACCCATAACAACTCTCTCCTTAAg TTCTGGAACAACAGATGGGAGACAGAAATACGTACCCTTTACAGGGCATAGCGCCCAGACCACCCTTCAGATTTTTAGGTTGGCAGCTGCTTATAGATCAAG GGTTTATCCAATAAGAGAAGGAGGGAGAATTCTTGAGCTCATTTACAGTAGTAAACAGTTCAAAACAAAGGGAGGGTTAGCAACAGGAACAGCCACAACCCACTACTTTGCAAGCCAAGAGTTTAAGATCAAACAGGAAAAAACTAAGTCTTTCACTTGCAGCCCAGAAGAAGTAATTTCCAGTGGAGATTACAAACAATCTAACTACTGTCATCTCCTTCTAGGTCTCTTCTTTTCTAACCAAGTAGAGTTTATAACTTCCACTTTTGCCTATAGCATAGTGCAGGCATTTAGCACATTTGAAGAGCAGTGGCAAGAGTTATGCAATGATATCAGAGAAGGAACTCTTAGTCCAAGAATCAATATACCGGAAATGCGAGAAGCTGTCTTGGAAATCATCTCCCCCAACCCAAGTTTGGCATCCAAAATCGAAGGGTGTTGCcaagaattacaaaatttgGATTGGTGTGGTCTAATTTCTAGGCTTTGGCCAAATGCTAAGTACGTGTATTCTATAATGACAGGTTCAATGCAACATTACTTGAAAAAACTAAGGCATTATGCAGGAGAGTTGCCACTAGTGAGCGCTGACTATGGTTCAACTGAGAGCTGGATTGGGGTGAATGTGGATCCCCATCTACCCCCAGAGAACGTGACCTTCGCAGTAGTACCCACTTTCTCTTACTATGAGTTCATTCCACTCTATAGGCAGAAGGAAGATTACCATTCAGCTATTGATGACTTCATAGAAGATAAACCTGTCCCACTCTCCCATGTCAAGCTTGGACAACAGTACGAGATTGTCCTTACCACTTTTACTG GGTTGTACAGGTACAGGTTAGGGGATGTGGTGGAAGTGGCAGGTTTTCACAAAGGAACCCCTAAATTGAACTTTGTATGCAGGAGAAAGCTAATTTTGACGGTAAACATTGACAAAAATACTGAGAAGGACCTTCAATTAGTAGTGGAAAGAGGGTCTCAGCTGCTGAGTAAGGCTGGAGTGGAGCTGGTTGATTTCACTAGTCATGCTGATATAGCTAACCAACCAGGTCACTATATAATTTACTGGGAGATTAAAGGAGAAGTGGAAGAGCAAGTTCTTAGCGAGTGTTGCCGGGAAATGGATGCATCATTTGTTGATCATGGGTATGTTGTTTCTAGGAAAACTAATTCAATTGGGCCACTAGAGCTTTGCATTGTGGAAACAGGGACATTCACGAAGATTTTAGATTACTTCATAGGCAATGGGGCAGCAATGAGCCAATTTAAGACCCCTAGGTGCACTAGCAACCAGGTCATCCTGAGAATTCTTAATGTTTGTACCATTAAAAGGGTTTACAGCATAGCTTATGGTTGA